The Trichomycterus rosablanca isolate fTriRos1 chromosome 15, fTriRos1.hap1, whole genome shotgun sequence genome contains a region encoding:
- the LOC134328455 gene encoding uncharacterized protein LOC134328455, producing MGQGPSRLEFVLFRLFDVCDDTVLKRKISDLCAVILQHSGNCELQSASRIIRFLSTERHRSQSESVQLRRCFVCVVQGSEIQQWLFTTADTCRVNHLGFPYYTAGEVSFTGIQSISGTVTAFVSCRRLETLVNVLLEDRVQSFHEVTRDCRQLWADGQEDAAHCVKSSTFYTPDMDSETDSDGSEESLSPEESEVPFISCHLQDCGITGVALKLPALREAFSTLLTSVHLQNLLFVSGKELVMHLAALNKQDVLEVQLSYEALIRLLKGAANQSSVELEMLEVQLHLNFLDVLYELVLFGWFLYDSAPEFMDGGFLDQLFQHIMSWDPEIWEPVAQRCFTVLQDQLTEFLRVVFSQPLELYEDPKGLAHVVLELLKRHVRQMLQTTKKY from the exons ATGGGTCAGGGTCCCTCTCGTCtcgaatttgtattgtttaggTTGTTCGATGTGTGCGATGACACTGTTTTGAAAAGAAAGATTTCTGATCTCTGTGCCGTCATTTTACAGCATTCTGGCAACTGCGAACTGCAGAGCGCATCCAGAATAATCCGGTTCCTCTCTACCGAACGTCACCGTTCTCAGTCTGAG TCAGTGCAGCTCAGACGATGCTTTGTGTGCGTGGTACAAGGCTCAGAGATCCAGCAGTGGTTGTTCACCACTGCTGACACCTGCCGTGTTAATCATCTG ggcTTCCCCTACTACACCGCCGGTGAGGTTTCATTCACCGGCATACAG AGTATTTCTGGAACGGTGACTGCTTTCGTGTCCTGTCGCCGCTTGGAGACCCTGGTGAATGTCCTGCTGGAGGACCGTGTG CAAAGCTTCCACGAGGTGACCAGGGACTGCAGGCAGCTGTGGGCCGATGGACAGGAGGACGCCGCTCACTGCGTGAAGAGCTCCACCTTTTATACGCCGGACATGGACTCCGAGACCGACTCTGATGGCAGTGAGGAGAGTCTGTCTCCTGAGGAGAGCGAGGTGCCATTTATCAG CTGCCACCTCCAAGACTGCGGCATCACAGGCGTCGCCCTGAAGCTGCCTGCGCTCCGTGAGGCGTTCTCT ACCCTGTTGACCAGCGTTCACCTCCAGAACTTGCTGTTTGTGAGCGGCAAAGAGCTGGTGATGCACCTAGCAGCTCTGAACAAGCAG GATGTGCTGGAGGTGCAGCTTTCCTACGAGGCTCTGATTCGCTTGCTAAAaggagcagccaatcagagctcAGTCGAGCTGGAGATGCTGGAGGTACAG CTACACTTGAACTTTCTGGACGTGCTGTATGAGCTCGTCCTCTTCGGCTGGTTCCTGTACGACTCTGCGCCAGAGTTT ATGGATGGAGGATTCTTGGACCAACTTTTCCAGCACATCATGAGTTGGGACCCTGAGATCTGGGAGCCTGTAGCCCAGCGGTGCTTCACGGTTCTTCAG GATCAGCTGACGGAGTTCCTCCGAGTGGTTTTCTCGCAGCCACTAGAGCTTTATGAAGATCCTAAAGGCCTGGCTCATGTGGTGCTGGAGCTCCTGAAGCGGCACGTCCGGCAGATGCTGCAGACCACGAAGAAATACTGA